The region TTCGTTGTGATGGAGAGACGCCATGTGCTACTTGTCGGCGGTTTCGGATCAACTGCGTGCGAATACAGAAGAACGATACTCAAGCCTTAGAACAACGCGTCCGCCAGCTCGAGGCGCAAATCGCTGAATTCACAGGTGGCATATCGAGCACGCAGGGTCAAGAGGCAAGTAAACATTCGACACAGACATGGCCGAATATTCCCGTAGCTACCGACTTCGGCTCTCCGGGACCGGCCATATCCATTGACGAGCTCGGCCAAATCCAACCTCCGACATTATCGCACTTGGAGATACCGAGTATTCAAGTCGTCGATTACGCAGATACCCTCTCGCCTGTATCTCCAGTGTCGCCGGTGTCGCTGTCCCAATCGCCATTACTTCGCCCgcttgctcctcctcagTCGACTCCGTTAGACAGTGTGGACAGTCTCCGGCCTCCTGTCACTGTAGCGATCTCGCCTCCGATGGCTGCATGCCCATCACCGAACCAAAATATTATGCCCTATTTGTCCCCAAGAAGCCTGCCTGGACCGTCAAGATCGCGCAGCTCCTCGATTTCGTCGCTCGGCCTCGACGCGGATTGGACGTCTGCACCGGGTGATATCTCCGGAATGGTTCTCGAGAGTGACATTGACCCGAGCATTTTCGATCTGTCACCAG is a window of Aspergillus nidulans FGSC A4 chromosome VI DNA encoding:
- a CDS encoding Zn(II)2Cys6 transcription factor domain-containing protein (transcript_id=CADANIAT00010270), giving the protein MSVSRTSAEPGKSLTQSSSETGYGRGKTVTSACERCRRRKIRCDGETPCATCRRFRINCVRIQKNDTQALEQRVRQLEAQIAEFTGGISSTQGQEASKHSTQTWPNIPVATDFGSPGPAISIDELGQIQPPTLSHLEIPSIQVVDYADTLSPVSPVSPVSLSQSPLLRPLAPPQSTPLDSVDSLRPPVTVAISPPMAACPSPNQNIMPYLSPRSLPGPSRSRSSSISSLGLDADWTSAPGDISGMVLESDIDPSIFDLSPVSPSVETSWTPSKFEAEMLLDKFFDRVQSSPQNLAPYPLNRGQLFEFLDICLFGVNGSLPCIHGDGGWIKNAGGGKKHDNAHVAELLPAGDEGDAFAVFLETSVLVRSWDTGHAILAGQQPEFGGNIGPSQVDTTK